GGGCGGCGGGGACCTCCAGCGCGTCCAGTTCCAGCAACGCGCCACTGTGGCCGTCGCTTCGTTCCGCTTCCGTTGCGGCGTCGAGTCCCGCCTCGCATTCGACCAGTGACTCGGTCCAGCCCGGCAAGGGGGTCGATTCGCCGACCCCGGTCTCGCCCCGATGGTCGTACCTGACGACGAACCCCTCGCGGTTCGAGATGGTTCCGTCCGCCGTCGCGAGGGGGCGAGCGAGCGGGAGGGAGAACCGTTCGACGGTCATAGCACCTGCGGGAGCGACAGCCCGGCGGCGAACAGCAGCGAGTGGACGAACAAGGTCTGTCCGACCCGTTCGAGCGCCGGATTCAGTGCCGCGCCCTCGGTCTCGGTGAGGACGGTCCGCGAGACCGAGACCGCGAGCGGGAGCGAGAGGAGCGGTGCGAGCGCCCACGGCCCGAACGCGCCGTCGAGCGCGAAGCCCACCGGAACCACGTACGCCATCCCGACCATCGCCAGGAACTCGACGCGACTCCACGTGTAGCCCAGGTAGACAGCCAGCGTCTTCTTGCCTGCCGCCATGTCCGTCTCCCGGTCGCGGACGTTGTTGACGACGAGGATGGCCGTCGAGAGCCCAGCGGCGGGGAGACTCGCGGTCACCGCGGCCGCCGTGACGCTACCCGGTGGGAGCGTCGTCGGGAACGTGCCCACCGCGGGCATCGTCGCGACGGCCTGGACGTAGTAGGTCCCGGTCACGGCGACGAGGCCGAAGTAGACGAACACGAAGAGGTCGCCGAGGCCCCGGTAGCCGTAGGGAAACGGGCCACCGGTGTAGAGGATACCGGCAGCGATGCCCGAGAGACCGACGACGACGATAGGCAAACCGCCGATAGCGACCAGATAGACGCCCACGACGACGGCCAGGCCGTACGTGGCGGCCATCGCCCGTTTGACCTCGGCCGGTTCGATGAGGCCGCCGGCGGTCACCCGCGTGAACCCCTCCCGGTCGTCCGTGTCGGCTCCCTTCACCGCGTCGTAGTAGTCGTTCGCGAAGTTCGTCCCGATCTGGATGAGCAGCGCCCCCACGAGGGCCGCGAGCGCTGGGCCGAGCGCGAACACGCCGGCGTGGACGGCCACGCCCACGCCGACGACGACCGGGGCGGCGCCCGCCGGGAGCGTCTGTGGCCGGGCGGCCATCACCCAGGCCTTCCGCTTCGAGACGTCCGCCGTCGCAGTACTCATTGGCGGAATTTCAGGCCCACACCCCCATATCGCCTGTGGTTGTGATGGCTAGCTGGCCCCCGTTTCGCCGACGCGTCCGGAGTCGATGGCCTCACCGTGGCCGTGCGAAGCCCCGAACGTCGCCACCTCGACTCCTCGGTCAGTAGTGCCAGGGCACGTCGTCGAAGTCCGGCGTTCGGCCCTCGTTGAACGCGTCACGGCCCTCCTGGGCCTCGTCGGTCATGTACGCCAGCCGGGTCGCCTCGCCGGCGAACACCTGCTGGCCGACCATCCCGTCGGAGTCGAGGTTGAACGCGTACTTCAGCATCCGCATCGCCGTCGGTGATTTGCTGTTGATGCGCTTTGCCCAGTCGATGGCCTCCGATTCTAAATCCGCGTGCGGGACGACGTCGTTGACCATCCCCATCTCCTCGGCCTCCG
This DNA window, taken from Haloarcula ordinaria, encodes the following:
- a CDS encoding 1,4-dihydroxy-2-naphthoate polyprenyltransferase; translation: MSTATADVSKRKAWVMAARPQTLPAGAAPVVVGVGVAVHAGVFALGPALAALVGALLIQIGTNFANDYYDAVKGADTDDREGFTRVTAGGLIEPAEVKRAMAATYGLAVVVGVYLVAIGGLPIVVVGLSGIAAGILYTGGPFPYGYRGLGDLFVFVYFGLVAVTGTYYVQAVATMPAVGTFPTTLPPGSVTAAAVTASLPAAGLSTAILVVNNVRDRETDMAAGKKTLAVYLGYTWSRVEFLAMVGMAYVVPVGFALDGAFGPWALAPLLSLPLAVSVSRTVLTETEGAALNPALERVGQTLFVHSLLFAAGLSLPQVL